In Miscanthus floridulus cultivar M001 chromosome 5, ASM1932011v1, whole genome shotgun sequence, one genomic interval encodes:
- the LOC136451623 gene encoding very-long-chain (3R)-3-hydroxyacyl-CoA dehydratase PASTICCINO 2A codes for MAGVGSAVRRLYLSVYNWVVLFGWAQVLYYAVLTLRESGHKAVYAAVERPLQFAQTAAVMEILHGLVGLVRSPVSATLPQIGSRLFLTWGVLWSFPETQSHLLVTTLVISWSITEIIRYSFFGMKEAFGFAPSWLLWLRYSTFMLLYPTGISSEVGLIYIALTYMKASEKYCLRMPNKWNFSYDYFYTSILALLIYVPGSPHMYRYMLSQRKKALSKAKAA; via the exons ATGGCGGGCGTCGGCTCGGCGGTGCGGCGGCTCTACCTCTCCGTCTACAACTGGGTCGTCTTGTTCGGATG GGCGCAGGTCCTGTACTACGCGGTCCTGACGCTGCGGGAGAGCGGGCACAAGGCCGTCTACGCCGCCGTCGAGAGGCCGCTGCAGTTCGCGCAGACAGCCGCCGTCATGGAG ATTCTTCATGGGCTTGTAG GGTTGGTGAGGTCTCCGGTCTCTGCAACTCTTCCACAGATTGGATCCAGGTTGTTCCTTACATGGGGTGTCTTGTGGAGTTTTCCTGAG ACCCAGTCACATCTTCTTGTTACTACCCTGGTCATAAGCTGGTCTATCACTGAG ATCATCAGATACTCTTTCTTTGGAATGAAGGAGGCATTTGGCTTTGCACCTTCCTGGTTATTGTGGCTTAG GTACAGCACCTTTATGTTGTTGTATCCTACTGGTATCTCTAGTGAAGTTGGTCTGATCTACATTGCCTTGACTTATATGAAG GCATCGGAGAAATACTGTCTTAGGATGCCCAACAAATGGAACTTCTCATACGATTACTTCTATACATCTATTCTTGCCCTCCTGATTTATGTTCCAG GAAGTCCGCACATGTACCGTTACATGCTCTCACAGAGGAAGAAGGCACTATCAAAGGCCAAAGCGGCGTAA